A window of the Cystobacter fuscus genome harbors these coding sequences:
- a CDS encoding TCR/Tet family MFS transporter yields the protein MTAPLASGGPRRAALAFIFITVLLDILAMGMIIPVLPKLLVGFMDGDTSRAARMFGVFSTAWALMQFIFSPVLGALSDRYGRRRVILLSNVGMGLDYILMAWAPTVGWLFAGRIIAGITAASISTASAYIADVTPSDKRAAGFGMLGAAFGVGFVLGPGLGGLLGGIDPRLPFWVAAGLSLTNALYGLFVLPESLPPEKRKPFRWSGANPVGALLRLRAMPEVLGLVSVHFLNNLAHIALPSVFVLYGGYRFGWDERAVGLALAGSGLCSLVVQGGLVRPVVKRLGERRTLMMGLVFGAVGFSVYALAPTPALFCGLGIPVMALWGFFSPASQGLMTRRIPPSEQGQFQGALSSLLGIAGLVGPGLFTQTFAYAIAPERGVHQPGAPFLCAALLLMFALAVAVRVTREHQEAVPTTSPLV from the coding sequence ATGACCGCTCCCCTTGCATCCGGGGGCCCGCGCCGTGCCGCGTTGGCCTTCATCTTCATCACCGTGCTGCTCGACATCCTGGCGATGGGGATGATCATCCCCGTGCTGCCCAAGCTCCTCGTCGGCTTCATGGACGGAGACACGAGCCGGGCGGCGCGGATGTTCGGCGTGTTCTCCACGGCCTGGGCGCTCATGCAGTTCATCTTCTCGCCGGTGCTCGGGGCGCTGTCGGACCGCTACGGCCGCCGCCGGGTCATCCTGTTGTCCAACGTGGGCATGGGGCTGGACTACATCCTCATGGCCTGGGCGCCCACGGTGGGCTGGCTGTTCGCGGGCCGCATCATCGCGGGCATCACCGCGGCGAGCATCAGCACGGCGAGCGCCTACATCGCGGACGTGACGCCGAGCGACAAGCGCGCCGCGGGCTTCGGGATGCTCGGGGCGGCGTTCGGGGTGGGCTTCGTGTTGGGGCCCGGACTGGGCGGCCTGCTGGGGGGAATCGATCCGCGCCTGCCCTTCTGGGTGGCGGCCGGGTTGAGCCTGACCAATGCCCTGTATGGCCTGTTCGTCCTGCCCGAGTCCCTGCCGCCCGAGAAGCGCAAGCCCTTCCGCTGGAGCGGGGCCAATCCGGTGGGCGCCCTGCTGCGGCTGCGCGCCATGCCCGAGGTGCTGGGGCTGGTGAGCGTGCACTTCCTGAACAACCTGGCCCACATCGCGCTGCCCAGCGTCTTCGTGCTGTACGGCGGCTACCGCTTCGGCTGGGACGAGCGCGCCGTGGGGCTCGCGCTGGCGGGCTCGGGCCTGTGCTCGCTGGTGGTGCAGGGCGGCCTCGTGCGGCCCGTGGTCAAGCGCCTGGGCGAGCGGCGCACGTTGATGATGGGGCTGGTGTTCGGCGCGGTGGGCTTCTCCGTCTACGCGCTGGCCCCCACCCCCGCGCTCTTCTGTGGGCTCGGCATTCCGGTGATGGCCCTGTGGGGGTTCTTCTCGCCGGCGTCGCAGGGGCTGATGACCCGCCGCATCCCGCCCTCCGAGCAGGGCCAGTTCCAGGGCGCGCTCTCCAGCCTCCTGGGCATCGCGGGCCTCGTGGGCCCCGGGCTCTTCACGCAGACGTTCGCGTACGCCATCGCCCCCGAGCGCGGCGTCCATCAGCCCGGAGCGCCCTTCCTGTGCGCCGCGCTGCTGTTGATGTTCGCGCTGGCCGTGGCGGTACGGGTCACCCGCGAGCACCAGGAAGCCGTCCCGACGACCAGCCCCCTGGTGTGA
- a CDS encoding heavy metal-binding domain-containing protein, which produces MSLSMKLLTGALALGLSACALGAAERVPSLLDPSNPAASESPMRAMLALHGSPAAAPPATLSQAEPPDAGTPSSALYVCPMHRDVTSHEPGRCPKCGMKLVLQAPPAPKESASREEPAPGASSMQGGSP; this is translated from the coding sequence ATGTCTCTTTCGATGAAGCTGCTGACCGGCGCCCTGGCGCTCGGTCTGTCCGCGTGCGCCCTGGGCGCCGCGGAGCGTGTCCCTTCCTTGCTGGATCCCTCCAACCCCGCGGCCTCCGAGTCCCCCATGCGGGCCATGCTCGCCCTGCACGGCTCGCCCGCCGCCGCTCCTCCCGCCACGTTGTCCCAGGCCGAGCCTCCGGATGCCGGAACGCCCTCCTCGGCCCTCTACGTGTGTCCCATGCATCGGGACGTCACCTCGCACGAGCCGGGACGCTGCCCGAAGTGCGGGATGAAGCTCGTGCTCCAGGCCCCTCCCGCGCCCAAGGAGAGCGCCTCCCGTGAGGAGCCGGCGCCGGGCGCGTCCTCCATGCAGGGTGGTTCGCCATGA
- a CDS encoding ATP-binding protein, with protein MKLPRGKVAEAVGFTLLYMAIARLSVLTLVEDGITVMWPVAGLSLGVLLLRGRWLWIFIVLGALGANLLAGLDPPLALCLALAHGLEMYLAAVLLSTGVDFSPSLHRFKDILFLGMVSLGTTAVGATLAALSFWWVGPPGVSPWWVARTWWLADQLSVWILTPVVLILSRTGLPRKTTGEWLLLLVFLALLGVMGWRVFLTPFEGHWLDLPYLTFPMLLWIALRFGPFGTVLGNLLVGTVAIVGTLSGRGVFMIMSEPNLSLQLYLGTAPLTSLLLAVITEDRRRNAELARSNQQWLQATLRAARAATWEWDAIGDHMTRSVNHDLLFGLPETRSDWNREDFLCRIHPEDRPRVSEELERALRGDGSYEAEFRVPQPDGSVRWLAFRATPRRQKERCVGLSGVVLDITQRKQQEQVLSESEHRFQRLADTAPVLLWMWAQDTGCTYLNRPWLDFTRRPLAEQLGEGWLEDVHPEDRLRRLAALQEATRARQPFEVEYRLRHHTGDYHWMLEQAVPRFAGESFLGFIGACADVQRLKEAEGLVQERSNRLAELNAELARSNADLEQFAYVTSHDLREPIRMVASYGELLERRYGDRLDERGHKYLGYIIEGALRLRDLVDDLLAYSRAGRGDQQPVESSVEQVLQRVQVTLHQAIEESEAQLLHGALPTVESLPSQLEVLLQNLIENAIKFRSAAPPRITVLARECPDGWEFEVQDNGIGIEPQYLERIFGLFQRLHSREQYPGTGMGLAICKRIVERHGGRIWATSVPGQGTSIHFTLRQKPRPAGGPRALA; from the coding sequence ATGAAGCTGCCTCGAGGCAAGGTGGCGGAGGCGGTGGGCTTTACCCTGCTCTACATGGCCATCGCCCGGCTGAGCGTCCTCACCCTGGTCGAGGACGGAATCACCGTGATGTGGCCCGTGGCCGGGCTGTCGCTGGGGGTGCTGCTGCTCCGCGGACGGTGGCTGTGGATCTTCATCGTCCTGGGCGCCCTGGGAGCGAACCTGCTCGCTGGCCTCGACCCGCCCCTGGCGCTCTGTCTGGCCCTCGCCCACGGGCTGGAGATGTACCTGGCGGCGGTCCTGCTCTCCACGGGGGTGGACTTCAGCCCCTCCCTGCATCGGTTCAAGGACATCCTCTTCCTGGGAATGGTGAGCCTGGGCACCACGGCCGTGGGCGCCACCCTGGCCGCCCTCTCCTTCTGGTGGGTAGGCCCTCCGGGAGTCTCTCCGTGGTGGGTGGCCAGGACATGGTGGTTGGCGGATCAGCTCAGCGTCTGGATCCTGACTCCCGTGGTGCTCATCCTGAGCCGCACGGGTCTCCCCCGGAAGACCACCGGAGAGTGGCTCCTGCTCCTGGTGTTCCTGGCCCTGCTCGGGGTCATGGGCTGGCGGGTCTTCCTGACACCCTTCGAAGGCCACTGGCTCGACCTGCCCTACCTCACCTTCCCCATGCTGCTCTGGATTGCCCTGCGCTTCGGCCCCTTCGGCACCGTGCTCGGCAACCTCCTGGTGGGCACGGTGGCGATCGTGGGGACCCTGAGCGGACGCGGCGTGTTCATGATCATGAGCGAGCCCAACCTCTCCCTCCAGCTGTACCTGGGCACGGCGCCCCTCACCAGCCTGCTCCTGGCGGTCATCACCGAGGATCGGCGCCGCAACGCGGAGCTGGCCCGGAGCAACCAGCAGTGGCTCCAAGCGACCCTGCGGGCGGCCCGCGCCGCGACCTGGGAGTGGGATGCGATCGGCGACCACATGACCCGCTCGGTGAACCATGATCTGCTCTTCGGCCTGCCGGAGACGCGCAGCGACTGGAACCGCGAGGACTTCCTGTGCCGCATCCACCCCGAGGATCGGCCCCGGGTGAGCGAGGAGCTGGAGCGAGCGCTGCGCGGGGACGGCTCCTATGAGGCCGAGTTCCGGGTGCCCCAGCCGGATGGGAGTGTGCGCTGGCTCGCCTTCCGGGCCACGCCCCGGAGGCAGAAGGAACGATGCGTCGGCCTGAGCGGCGTGGTGCTGGACATCACCCAGCGCAAGCAGCAGGAGCAGGTGCTCTCCGAGAGCGAGCACCGCTTCCAGCGCCTGGCGGACACCGCCCCCGTGCTGCTCTGGATGTGGGCTCAAGACACGGGCTGCACCTACCTCAACCGCCCATGGCTCGACTTCACCCGCCGCCCGCTCGCGGAGCAGCTCGGGGAGGGCTGGCTCGAGGATGTCCACCCCGAGGATCGGCTCCGGCGCCTCGCGGCCCTGCAAGAGGCCACCCGGGCCCGCCAGCCCTTCGAGGTGGAGTACCGGTTGCGCCACCACACGGGGGACTACCACTGGATGCTGGAGCAGGCCGTGCCCCGCTTCGCCGGGGAGTCCTTCCTGGGGTTCATCGGCGCGTGCGCGGACGTGCAGCGGCTCAAGGAGGCCGAGGGGCTCGTGCAGGAGCGCTCCAACCGCCTCGCGGAGCTCAACGCGGAGCTGGCGCGCTCCAACGCGGACCTGGAGCAGTTCGCCTACGTCACCTCGCATGATCTGCGCGAGCCCATCCGCATGGTGGCCAGCTACGGCGAGCTGCTGGAGCGCCGGTATGGCGATCGGCTGGACGAGCGCGGCCACAAGTACCTGGGCTACATCATCGAGGGCGCGCTGCGGCTGCGCGACCTCGTGGATGATCTGCTGGCCTACTCGCGCGCGGGCCGGGGCGATCAACAGCCGGTGGAGAGCTCCGTGGAGCAGGTGCTCCAGCGCGTCCAGGTCACGCTGCACCAGGCCATCGAGGAGTCGGAGGCCCAGCTCCTCCACGGCGCGCTGCCCACCGTGGAGAGCCTCCCCAGCCAACTGGAGGTGTTGCTGCAGAACCTCATCGAGAACGCCATCAAATTCCGGAGCGCGGCCCCGCCCCGCATCACCGTGCTGGCCCGCGAGTGCCCGGACGGGTGGGAGTTCGAGGTGCAGGACAACGGAATTGGCATCGAGCCGCAGTACCTGGAGCGCATCTTCGGGCTGTTCCAGCGGCTGCACAGCCGGGAACAGTACCCCGGCACGGGCATGGGGCTGGCCATCTGCAAGCGCATCGTGGAGCGCCACGGCGGGCGCATCTGGGCCACCTCGGTACCGGGCCAGGGCACGTCCATCCACTTCACGCTCCGCCAGAAGCCCCGCCCGGCCGGCGGTCCGAGGGCCCTGGCATGA
- a CDS encoding class I SAM-dependent methyltransferase: MDLTAYNREAWNRQVAKGDRWTIPVGPEVIAAARRGEWSVVLTPCKPVPREWFGGLAGKDVLGLASAGGQQCPVFAAAGARVTVFDNSPAQLARDAEVAEREGLDIRLVEGDMRDLSAFADESFDLIFHPCSNCFASEIRPVWHEAFRVLRPGGVLLSGFSNPIVFLFDPELEKQGGPRLKYRMPYSDVASLTDEERRRYTDAGEPLCVAHSLEDQIGGQLDAGFLLTGFYEDKHTEGDRLSEYLSGFCATRALKPATR, translated from the coding sequence ATGGACCTGACTGCCTACAACCGCGAGGCCTGGAACCGTCAGGTGGCCAAGGGGGATCGGTGGACGATTCCCGTGGGACCCGAGGTGATCGCCGCGGCGCGCCGGGGGGAGTGGAGCGTGGTGCTCACCCCGTGCAAGCCCGTGCCGCGCGAGTGGTTCGGCGGCCTGGCGGGCAAGGACGTGTTGGGACTGGCGAGCGCGGGCGGACAACAGTGTCCGGTGTTCGCCGCCGCCGGGGCCCGCGTCACGGTGTTCGACAACTCGCCCGCCCAGCTCGCGCGGGATGCCGAGGTGGCCGAGCGCGAGGGCCTCGACATCCGCCTCGTGGAAGGTGACATGCGCGACCTGTCCGCCTTCGCGGACGAGAGCTTCGATCTCATCTTCCACCCCTGCTCCAACTGCTTCGCGTCGGAGATCCGCCCCGTGTGGCACGAGGCCTTCCGGGTGCTGCGCCCCGGCGGTGTGTTGCTCTCGGGTTTCTCCAACCCCATCGTCTTCCTGTTCGACCCGGAGCTGGAGAAGCAGGGCGGGCCGCGGCTCAAGTACCGCATGCCGTACTCGGACGTGGCGAGCCTCACCGACGAGGAGCGGCGCCGCTACACCGACGCGGGCGAGCCCCTGTGCGTGGCGCACTCGCTGGAGGATCAGATCGGCGGGCAGCTCGACGCGGGCTTCCTGCTCACCGGCTTCTACGAGGACAAGCACACCGAGGGAGACCGGCTGTCGGAGTACTTGTCGGGGTTCTGCGCCACCCGGGCGCTCAAGCCCGCCACCCGGTAG
- a CDS encoding multicopper oxidase family protein, giving the protein MSEKKELSRRRLLVAGGLGMAGTSLLSATRARAQEPFSGTPAREGSAADTGRPQASGKHLPPGRPGRDYTPVVVPNGTKLPWKVVDGVKVFHMVAQEVEHEFAPGLQARCWGYNGRVHGPVIEAVEGDRVRFYVTNRLPAPTTVHWHGLLLPNGMDGVGGLNQKAIAPGETFKYEFTLRQSGTLMYHSHHDEMTQIALGMTGMFIVHPRQPRGPRVDRDFALMLHEWRLDPGARRPNANEMTDFNLLTINGKAFPGTAPLVVKKGQRVRIRLGNLGPMDHHPIHLHGYQFRITETDGGRVPESAQWSDTTVLVPVGSTRGIEFVADEPGDWAMHCHMTHHVMNQMGHGMPNLIGLEPEGFDEKVRELLPDYMTMGHTGMGEMEDMGMAVPANSIPMVGGKGRYGGITMGGMFTVLKVREHLEGYGDPGWYDNPVATLASNAEKAELLRDGIDVNADPGVTDGGA; this is encoded by the coding sequence ATGAGCGAGAAGAAGGAATTGAGCCGGCGGCGCTTGCTCGTCGCCGGTGGTCTGGGCATGGCCGGGACCTCGCTGTTGTCGGCCACGCGGGCGCGGGCCCAGGAGCCGTTCTCCGGGACTCCGGCGCGCGAGGGCTCGGCGGCGGACACGGGCAGGCCCCAGGCGAGTGGCAAGCACCTGCCCCCGGGGCGGCCCGGCCGGGACTACACGCCGGTGGTGGTGCCCAACGGGACGAAGCTGCCCTGGAAGGTGGTGGACGGCGTGAAGGTCTTCCACATGGTGGCCCAGGAGGTGGAGCACGAGTTCGCGCCGGGGCTCCAGGCGCGGTGCTGGGGCTACAACGGCCGTGTGCATGGCCCGGTCATCGAGGCGGTGGAAGGCGACCGCGTGCGCTTCTACGTCACCAACCGGCTGCCCGCGCCCACCACGGTGCACTGGCACGGGCTGCTGCTGCCCAATGGCATGGATGGGGTGGGGGGACTCAACCAGAAGGCCATCGCCCCCGGCGAGACGTTCAAGTACGAGTTCACCCTGCGCCAGTCGGGCACGCTGATGTACCACTCGCACCACGACGAGATGACGCAGATCGCCCTGGGCATGACGGGCATGTTCATCGTCCACCCCCGCCAGCCGCGAGGGCCGAGGGTGGACCGGGACTTCGCGCTGATGCTGCACGAGTGGCGCCTGGACCCGGGCGCCCGGCGGCCCAATGCCAACGAGATGACGGACTTCAACCTGCTGACGATCAACGGCAAGGCCTTCCCGGGCACGGCGCCGCTGGTGGTGAAGAAGGGACAGCGGGTGCGCATCCGGCTGGGCAACCTCGGCCCCATGGACCATCACCCCATCCACCTGCACGGCTACCAGTTCCGCATCACCGAGACGGACGGAGGCCGCGTCCCCGAGTCCGCTCAATGGTCGGACACCACGGTGCTGGTGCCGGTGGGCAGCACGCGCGGCATCGAGTTCGTGGCGGACGAGCCCGGCGACTGGGCGATGCACTGCCACATGACCCACCACGTGATGAACCAGATGGGTCACGGGATGCCCAACCTCATCGGCCTCGAGCCCGAGGGCTTCGACGAGAAGGTGCGCGAGCTCTTGCCGGACTACATGACGATGGGCCACACGGGCATGGGGGAGATGGAGGACATGGGCATGGCGGTGCCGGCCAACAGCATCCCCATGGTGGGCGGCAAGGGCCGCTACGGAGGCATCACCATGGGGGGCATGTTCACGGTGCTCAAGGTGCGCGAGCACCTGGAGGGCTACGGAGATCCGGGCTGGTATGACAACCCGGTGGCCACCCTGGCGAGCAACGCCGAGAAGGCTGAGCTGCTGCGCGACGGCATCGACGTGAACGCAGACCCCGGCGTCACCGACGGCGGCGCCTGA
- a CDS encoding alpha/beta fold hydrolase encodes MASTTRSVFTLALLLCALPALAQEKKAPEPLGIALEGYAYPAPVQFLPLTLQGQDVRMAYMDVPASGKANGRTVVLFHGKNFFGAYWRDTLRALTQAGYRVVVPDQIGFGKSSKPAIDYSFHLLATQTKRVLEKLGVSKAAIVGHSMGGMLATRFALLFPETTTHLILENPIGMEDYRVLVPWRSTEELYKGQLDTTEESVRKYQKTYYVTWRPEYEEYVQVIYRQTLGGEYPRLAWVSAATEQMIYQQPVVHEFPQVTAPVLLVIGQADRTTIGRARVSPEALTKLGQYPELGRRAAKAFPRATLVELPNVGHIPHFEAPEKWHEALLGFLGK; translated from the coding sequence ATGGCCTCTACGACCCGCTCCGTGTTCACCCTGGCGTTGCTGTTGTGCGCCCTGCCCGCCCTCGCCCAGGAGAAGAAGGCCCCCGAGCCGCTCGGCATCGCGCTCGAGGGCTACGCCTACCCCGCCCCCGTGCAGTTCCTCCCGCTGACCCTCCAAGGCCAGGACGTCCGCATGGCCTACATGGACGTGCCCGCCAGCGGCAAGGCCAACGGGCGCACCGTCGTGCTCTTCCACGGCAAGAACTTCTTCGGCGCCTACTGGCGCGACACCCTCCGCGCGCTCACCCAGGCGGGCTACCGCGTCGTGGTGCCGGATCAGATCGGCTTCGGCAAGTCCTCCAAGCCGGCCATCGACTACAGCTTCCACCTGCTCGCCACCCAGACGAAGCGGGTGCTGGAGAAGCTCGGAGTCTCCAAAGCCGCCATCGTGGGGCACTCCATGGGCGGCATGCTCGCCACGCGCTTCGCGCTCCTGTTCCCGGAGACCACCACGCACCTCATCCTGGAGAATCCCATCGGCATGGAGGATTACCGCGTCCTCGTACCCTGGCGCTCCACCGAGGAGCTCTACAAGGGCCAGCTCGACACCACCGAGGAGTCCGTGCGCAAGTACCAGAAGACCTACTACGTCACGTGGCGTCCCGAGTACGAGGAGTATGTCCAGGTCATCTACCGCCAGACGCTCGGTGGCGAGTACCCACGGCTGGCCTGGGTGTCCGCCGCCACCGAGCAGATGATCTACCAGCAGCCGGTGGTGCACGAGTTCCCGCAGGTGACGGCACCGGTGCTGCTCGTCATCGGGCAGGCGGATCGCACCACGATCGGCCGGGCGCGCGTGTCGCCCGAGGCCCTCACGAAGCTCGGCCAGTACCCGGAGCTGGGCCGGCGCGCGGCGAAGGCCTTCCCCCGCGCCACGCTCGTGGAGCTGCCCAACGTGGGACACATCCCCCACTTCGAGGCCCCCGAGAAGTGGCACGAGGCGCTGCTCGGGTTCCTCGGCAAGTGA
- a CDS encoding TolC family protein, whose protein sequence is MNRLLLTAAVCLSAMGCATLSPERGHAELGALVQERVQVSTGWEKGTPPAEAVRERVHALLQDGLAREEAVRLALVNNPGLQASYESLGVSQADMVEAGLLRNPTLGAAIGFPNVSGSGPRLEFSLVQEVLDLFMLPARKQIARQQFEADVLRTAHEALAVVAETREAYTAVQAADTLLRYQTQLVAVFSAAAELARMQHEAGNIPELDLSLARAAWQEARVGLAREELALVESRERLNRMLGLWGEDTEWTVSEPLPEPPAEEPSLEHLERLAIERRLDIDAARKDVALMEKAVSLARGSRFFGTVEVGVDAERESDGLRLIGPSLVLELPLFNQRQALIGGLEARERQAERKLTRLSVDARSEVRQRRAALQTARRLVEHYSATLLPLRRRVVEQSQLQYNAMVLSPFQLLEARREEVRTYREYVETLRDYWNARNALENAVGGRLTDDAGGTR, encoded by the coding sequence ATGAACCGCCTCCTGCTCACGGCGGCCGTGTGCCTGTCCGCCATGGGCTGCGCGACGCTGTCTCCCGAGCGGGGACACGCGGAACTCGGAGCCCTGGTCCAGGAGCGGGTGCAAGTGTCCACCGGTTGGGAGAAGGGCACGCCTCCGGCCGAGGCCGTGCGCGAGCGCGTCCATGCCCTCCTCCAGGATGGACTCGCGCGCGAGGAAGCTGTGCGCCTGGCGCTCGTGAACAACCCGGGGCTTCAGGCCTCCTACGAGTCGCTCGGCGTCTCCCAGGCGGACATGGTGGAGGCGGGGCTGTTGCGCAACCCCACGCTGGGCGCGGCGATCGGCTTCCCCAACGTGTCGGGCTCCGGTCCCCGCCTCGAGTTCTCCCTCGTGCAGGAAGTGCTCGATCTCTTCATGCTCCCGGCGCGCAAGCAGATCGCCCGGCAGCAGTTCGAGGCGGACGTGCTGCGCACCGCCCATGAGGCGCTGGCCGTGGTGGCCGAGACGCGCGAGGCCTATACGGCGGTCCAGGCGGCCGACACGCTGCTGCGCTACCAGACCCAGCTCGTGGCCGTCTTCTCGGCGGCGGCCGAGCTGGCGCGGATGCAACATGAGGCGGGCAACATCCCCGAGCTGGATCTCTCCCTCGCGCGCGCCGCCTGGCAGGAGGCCCGCGTGGGCCTCGCCCGGGAGGAACTGGCGCTCGTGGAGAGCCGGGAGCGGTTGAACCGGATGCTCGGGTTGTGGGGCGAGGACACGGAGTGGACCGTGAGCGAGCCCCTGCCCGAGCCGCCCGCAGAGGAGCCCTCCCTGGAGCACCTGGAGCGGCTCGCGATCGAGCGTCGCCTGGACATCGACGCCGCGCGCAAGGACGTGGCGTTGATGGAGAAGGCCGTCTCCCTGGCGCGCGGCTCGCGCTTCTTCGGCACGGTGGAGGTGGGCGTGGACGCCGAGCGCGAGTCGGATGGGCTGCGCCTCATCGGCCCGAGCCTCGTGTTGGAGCTGCCCCTGTTCAACCAGCGGCAGGCGCTCATCGGGGGGCTGGAGGCGCGCGAGCGCCAGGCCGAGCGGAAGCTGACACGGCTCTCGGTCGATGCCCGCTCCGAGGTGCGGCAGCGGCGGGCGGCGCTGCAGACGGCGCGGCGGTTGGTGGAGCACTACTCGGCGACGCTGTTGCCCCTGCGGCGGCGGGTCGTGGAGCAGTCGCAGCTCCAATACAACGCCATGGTGTTGAGCCCGTTCCAGCTCCTCGAGGCCCGGCGCGAGGAGGTGCGGACGTATCGGGAGTACGTGGAGACGCTGCGGGACTACTGGAACGCCCGGAACGCCCTGGAGAACGCGGTGGGTGGCCGGCTGACGGATGACGCGGGAGGGACGCGATGA
- a CDS encoding C39 family peptidase, whose product MRSILRGALASLVMAVSAANAGTLPVPLFPQETNQWCWAGSGQMIMNYLGATRVSQCDQANRRLGRSDCCNSPVPSACVQPGWPEFEKYGFAYNTTSNSALSWSSLTSEINANRPVAFSWGWTGGGGHMMVASGYLTLLSTNYVYVNDPWAPNVGDQYYITYSEYVSGADHVHWRDYYNIRENPPCYSDFHNLSASSFQGCFDHHAWRDRWPVTLTAYNSSGNRLMAGSFQAVGSRPVRVLMTTQQFQSYFDTYRAQGWRPDRVSVLPTSSGPLFSVIWAPIDGAFLSLANLTEAEMSAKWNEMWNAGYLNVDLTVYNDNGVIRFAGVWVKKAHNGYATYWHMTAADFESKKQSFAAQGLMPVRFNSYSTPNGIRYAATWHPTSSGFYQAYNMTSAGYQSTYNYVAGLNQGYRLSHVSALDGVLSALWTK is encoded by the coding sequence ATGCGGAGTATACTGCGCGGTGCGCTGGCATCGCTCGTGATGGCTGTTTCGGCCGCGAACGCGGGCACGCTGCCGGTGCCGCTGTTCCCCCAAGAGACGAACCAGTGGTGCTGGGCCGGCAGCGGCCAGATGATCATGAACTACCTGGGCGCCACGCGGGTGTCCCAGTGTGATCAGGCCAACCGGCGCCTGGGGCGCTCGGATTGCTGCAACAGCCCCGTACCCTCGGCGTGTGTGCAGCCCGGCTGGCCCGAGTTCGAGAAGTATGGCTTCGCGTACAACACCACGTCCAACAGCGCGCTGAGCTGGTCGTCGCTGACGAGCGAGATCAACGCCAACCGGCCCGTGGCCTTCTCCTGGGGATGGACCGGTGGCGGCGGACACATGATGGTGGCCAGCGGGTATCTCACGCTCCTCAGCACCAACTATGTCTACGTCAATGATCCGTGGGCGCCCAACGTGGGGGACCAATACTATATCACCTACTCCGAGTACGTGAGCGGCGCCGATCACGTCCACTGGCGGGACTACTACAACATCCGCGAGAACCCGCCCTGCTACAGCGACTTCCACAACCTGTCCGCGAGCAGCTTCCAGGGATGTTTCGACCACCACGCCTGGCGTGATCGCTGGCCGGTCACCCTGACCGCGTACAATTCCTCGGGCAACCGGTTGATGGCGGGCTCCTTCCAGGCGGTGGGGAGCCGTCCGGTGCGCGTGTTGATGACGACGCAGCAGTTCCAGTCCTACTTCGACACCTACCGCGCCCAGGGCTGGCGTCCGGATCGGGTCAGTGTGCTGCCCACGTCCAGCGGCCCGCTCTTCTCCGTCATCTGGGCGCCCATCGACGGCGCGTTCCTCTCCCTGGCCAACCTGACCGAGGCCGAGATGTCCGCGAAGTGGAACGAGATGTGGAACGCCGGCTACCTGAACGTGGACCTGACCGTCTACAACGACAACGGCGTCATCCGCTTCGCCGGCGTCTGGGTGAAGAAGGCCCACAATGGCTACGCCACCTACTGGCACATGACGGCGGCGGACTTCGAGTCGAAGAAGCAGAGCTTCGCGGCCCAGGGCCTCATGCCCGTGCGCTTCAACTCCTACTCCACGCCCAATGGCATCCGCTACGCGGCCACCTGGCACCCCACGTCGTCTGGCTTCTACCAGGCCTACAACATGACGAGCGCCGGCTATCAATCCACCTACAACTACGTGGCCGGGTTGAACCAGGGCTACCGCCTGTCCCATGTGAGCGCACTGGACGGCGTGCTGTCCGCCCTCTGGACGAAGTAG